One Streptosporangium sp. NBC_01495 DNA window includes the following coding sequences:
- a CDS encoding ATP-binding protein: MDGRFTVTGIGGCRGRHWGLKSDRSRSTDLFDRGAISKGLRKLYLESAEGDGHVVLVSGGVASGKTELIYHFAQYAVESGALLLTAAGSPAERTLQMGVMGQLFHSAHLPSDVYGELASWGGGDVLEAARLVHEACATLLRLARQRPVVIAVDDVHFADEASMQTLLYLQRRIRSARVLLILNERAAPSRAHSPLELELARQPYFRMIRLRLLSPEGVERLIEAELGSPVARELAAECHRLSGGNPLIVRALIDDYRTYGDERRSGEVQAVVCQAFARAVLACLQRGEPELLRAARATAVLGESATPDTIAKLLETEPSTVTALLRQLETDGLMDGGRFRHERARTAVLGDIPAEECAPLHLRAAGILHDEDAPHLETAGHLVAAGAATESWAVPILESAAKQELARGNAREAIDCLELARRGRHVDEVRAAALTAELVRAQWRLNAAAAVKELESLLEADVKGLLSVMDALLLLRALVWFGRWRDAAAVLARLDVTAGHLDAAEYRTTLEWLHCWYPQVITTASGVSAEKRSATSWTAMLTRGGSPETVDNAELVLQSCQAGDTVLEAVISAMHVLIHSGRVDRASFWCEYLLGEAALWRAATWRAVLLDVQAGIALRYADLPSAERHARAAMEILPAQGWGVAIGSPMAKLVLVNTRMGKFAEARSQLRQIPADSMRNTRFWLQVLHARGHYYLTTDRLHAALGDFQSAGMLAGNWGLDFPSVIPWRSGLAQVYVRMGKLDAARELAREELALSGADEANVKGVCLRVLAAASDVKQGLVLLRKSADLLQACGDRYELALTFAELSQARQETGEVDRARMMTRHALQLAKACQANVLYERLLPDWNVADEAEKGGLDVLSVAERRVATLASRGLTNREISRKLHVTESTVEQHLTRAYRKLNVNRRTELPVGLPRDLTDTA, encoded by the coding sequence GTGGATGGTAGATTCACCGTGACGGGCATCGGGGGATGCCGGGGCAGGCACTGGGGGCTGAAGTCTGACCGAAGTCGGAGTACTGATTTGTTTGACCGGGGCGCAATTTCCAAAGGGCTGAGAAAACTCTACTTAGAAAGTGCCGAAGGGGACGGGCATGTAGTACTGGTCAGCGGTGGAGTGGCAAGCGGTAAAACCGAGCTCATTTATCATTTCGCTCAATACGCGGTCGAATCGGGTGCGCTGCTCCTGACCGCCGCCGGCTCGCCCGCGGAACGCACACTGCAGATGGGCGTGATGGGACAGCTCTTCCACAGCGCGCACCTGCCGTCGGATGTCTACGGGGAACTGGCATCCTGGGGTGGCGGGGACGTGCTCGAGGCGGCGCGCCTGGTGCACGAGGCGTGCGCCACCCTGCTGAGGCTCGCCAGGCAACGTCCGGTGGTGATAGCCGTCGACGACGTGCACTTCGCGGACGAGGCCTCGATGCAGACCCTCCTCTACCTGCAGCGCCGGATCCGGTCGGCACGGGTGCTCCTGATCCTGAACGAGCGGGCGGCACCGAGCAGGGCACACTCTCCCCTCGAACTCGAACTGGCCCGCCAGCCGTACTTCCGGATGATCAGACTGCGGCTCCTCTCGCCCGAGGGGGTCGAGCGGCTGATCGAAGCCGAACTGGGGTCGCCGGTGGCGCGCGAGCTGGCCGCCGAGTGCCATCGGCTGAGCGGCGGAAATCCGCTCATCGTGCGCGCCCTGATCGACGACTACCGGACCTACGGCGACGAGAGGCGCTCCGGTGAGGTCCAGGCGGTCGTGTGCCAGGCCTTCGCCCGAGCCGTGCTGGCCTGCCTGCAGCGCGGCGAACCGGAACTGCTGCGGGCCGCCCGCGCCACCGCGGTGCTGGGGGAGTCGGCGACGCCGGACACGATCGCCAAACTGCTCGAGACGGAACCCTCCACGGTCACGGCGCTGCTGCGACAGCTGGAGACGGACGGGCTCATGGACGGCGGAAGGTTCCGCCACGAACGGGCCCGTACCGCCGTACTCGGCGACATCCCGGCTGAGGAGTGTGCCCCGCTACACCTGCGCGCGGCCGGGATACTGCACGACGAGGACGCCCCGCACCTGGAGACGGCCGGACACCTGGTCGCGGCGGGAGCGGCGACCGAGTCCTGGGCCGTCCCGATCCTGGAGAGCGCGGCGAAGCAGGAGCTCGCCAGGGGCAACGCGCGGGAGGCGATCGACTGCCTGGAGCTGGCCAGGCGGGGCCGGCACGTCGACGAGGTGAGAGCCGCCGCGCTGACCGCGGAGCTGGTCCGCGCGCAGTGGCGGCTCAACGCCGCGGCCGCCGTCAAGGAGCTGGAGTCGCTGCTGGAGGCGGACGTCAAGGGCCTCCTCAGCGTCATGGACGCGCTCCTGCTGCTCAGGGCACTGGTGTGGTTCGGGCGCTGGCGCGACGCCGCCGCCGTACTGGCCAGGCTGGACGTGACGGCCGGGCACCTGGACGCGGCCGAGTACCGGACCACCCTGGAGTGGCTGCACTGCTGGTATCCGCAGGTGATCACCACCGCGTCCGGGGTGAGCGCCGAGAAGAGGTCGGCCACGAGCTGGACGGCGATGCTGACGCGAGGAGGCAGCCCCGAGACGGTGGACAACGCGGAGCTGGTGCTGCAGAGCTGCCAGGCCGGTGACACCGTGCTGGAGGCGGTTATCTCCGCCATGCACGTGCTGATCCACTCCGGGCGCGTCGACCGGGCGAGCTTCTGGTGCGAGTACCTGCTGGGGGAGGCGGCCCTGTGGCGGGCGGCGACCTGGCGCGCGGTCCTGCTGGACGTCCAGGCGGGCATCGCGTTGCGCTACGCCGACCTGCCTTCGGCCGAGCGGCACGCCCGCGCGGCGATGGAGATCCTGCCGGCCCAGGGCTGGGGGGTCGCCATCGGCTCGCCGATGGCGAAACTCGTCCTCGTCAACACCCGGATGGGGAAGTTCGCCGAGGCCAGGAGCCAGCTCCGGCAGATCCCCGCCGACTCCATGCGGAACACGAGGTTCTGGCTGCAGGTGCTGCACGCCCGCGGGCACTACTACCTGACCACCGACCGGCTGCACGCCGCGCTCGGCGACTTCCAGAGCGCGGGCATGCTGGCCGGCAACTGGGGTCTGGACTTCCCCTCGGTCATCCCGTGGCGCAGCGGCCTGGCGCAGGTCTACGTACGGATGGGGAAACTCGACGCCGCCCGCGAGCTGGCCCGCGAGGAGCTGGCCCTGAGCGGCGCGGACGAGGCGAACGTCAAGGGGGTCTGCCTGCGCGTGCTCGCCGCTGCGAGCGACGTCAAGCAGGGGCTGGTGCTCCTGCGGAAGTCCGCGGACCTGCTGCAGGCGTGCGGCGACCGGTACGAGCTGGCGCTGACCTTCGCCGAGCTCAGCCAGGCCAGGCAGGAGACGGGCGAGGTCGACCGGGCGCGGATGATGACCAGGCACGCGCTGCAGCTGGCCAAGGCCTGCCAGGCGAACGTGCTGTACGAGCGGCTGCTGCCCGACTGGAATGTGGCCGACGAGGCCGAGAAGGGCGGGCTCGACGTGCTCAGCGTCGCAGAGCGGAGGGTGGCGACGCTGGCCTCGCGCGGGCTGACGAACAGGGAGATCAGCCGGAAGCTCCATGTCACGGAGAGCACCGTCGAGCAGCACCTGACCCGGGCCTACCGCAAGCTCAACGTCAACAGGCGGACCGAGCTGCCCGTCGGCCTGCCACGGGATCTCACCGACACCGCGTGA
- a CDS encoding thioesterase II family protein has protein sequence MPDTAVDSDMWIRRFHPAPRAGHRLVCLPHAGASASYFFGVSRALSPAVEVLAVQYPGRQDRRGEPCVDNVPELADSVAEAVSGWADRPLALFGHSLGATVGFEVARRLEKRGIAVTVLFASGRRAPSRERDETFHLLDDEKLLAEIRGLEGTNANVLADDEIIRMVLPAVRGDYAAAETYRYVPGPDLRAPIRALVGDSDPKVTLEEAEAWGEHTGADFRLKVFPGGHFYLNAHQAAVLRLVTDCLASTSASDTPTRTEVK, from the coding sequence ATGCCGGACACCGCCGTTGACAGCGACATGTGGATCCGCCGGTTCCACCCGGCTCCCCGGGCCGGGCACCGGCTGGTCTGCCTGCCGCACGCCGGGGCCTCGGCCAGCTATTTCTTCGGTGTCTCGCGGGCGCTCTCCCCGGCCGTCGAGGTGCTCGCGGTGCAGTATCCGGGACGTCAGGACAGGCGCGGTGAGCCCTGTGTCGACAACGTCCCCGAGCTGGCCGACTCGGTGGCCGAGGCCGTGAGCGGGTGGGCCGACCGGCCGCTGGCCCTCTTCGGTCACAGCCTGGGCGCGACCGTGGGGTTCGAGGTCGCCCGGCGGCTGGAGAAGCGGGGGATCGCGGTGACCGTGCTGTTCGCCTCGGGGCGGCGGGCGCCGTCACGTGAGCGTGACGAGACGTTCCACCTGCTGGACGACGAGAAGCTGCTGGCCGAGATCCGCGGCCTCGAAGGCACCAACGCCAACGTGCTGGCGGACGACGAGATCATCCGCATGGTGCTGCCCGCCGTCCGCGGGGACTACGCGGCGGCCGAGACCTACAGGTACGTCCCCGGCCCCGATCTGCGGGCCCCCATCCGCGCGCTCGTCGGTGACAGCGATCCCAAGGTGACGCTGGAGGAGGCCGAGGCCTGGGGCGAGCACACCGGCGCCGATTTCCGGCTGAAGGTCTTCCCGGGGGGCCACTTCTATCTCAACGCGCACCAGGCCGCGGTCCTGCGACTGGTCACGGACTGCCTGGCATCCACTTCCGCGTCCGACACCCCTACCCGGACAGAGGTCAAATAG
- the rfbA gene encoding glucose-1-phosphate thymidylyltransferase RfbA produces MKGIILAGGSATRLHPATLVVSKQLLPVNDKPMIYYPLSVLMLIGVRDILIISTPVDVPRFQSLLGDGSQLGLRIDYAVQDEPGGIAQAFTIGADHIGDDSVALILGDNIFHGTAFSDLLLEKSKDVRGCVLFGSEVRDPERYGIAEIDASGRLLSIEEKPVRPRSNLAITGLYFYDNDVVDITKNLRPSPRGELEISDVNQVYLSRGQANLVVLGRGFAWLDTGTPTSLLQAGHYVQTMEERQGVRIACLEEIALRMGFIDADACYRLGVRMSSSGYGRYVMDLARSAGLSASLS; encoded by the coding sequence ATGAAGGGGATCATCCTGGCAGGTGGCTCCGCCACCAGGCTTCATCCGGCCACGCTGGTCGTTTCCAAACAGCTGCTTCCGGTGAACGACAAGCCGATGATTTACTATCCGCTTTCCGTGCTCATGCTCATCGGCGTACGCGATATTCTGATCATCTCGACACCTGTCGACGTTCCCCGGTTCCAGTCTCTCCTGGGGGACGGATCGCAGCTCGGCCTGCGCATCGACTACGCGGTCCAGGACGAGCCCGGTGGCATAGCGCAGGCATTCACCATCGGCGCCGACCATATCGGGGACGACTCGGTCGCGCTGATACTGGGCGACAACATTTTCCACGGCACGGCGTTCTCCGACCTCCTCCTGGAAAAATCGAAGGACGTGCGCGGGTGCGTGCTCTTCGGCAGCGAGGTGCGCGATCCCGAGCGGTACGGCATCGCCGAGATCGACGCCTCCGGCCGGCTCCTGAGCATCGAGGAGAAGCCGGTCCGCCCGCGCTCCAACCTGGCGATCACCGGCCTGTACTTCTACGACAACGACGTCGTCGACATCACCAAGAACCTCCGGCCCTCGCCCCGGGGCGAACTGGAGATCAGCGACGTGAACCAGGTCTACCTGAGCCGCGGCCAGGCGAACCTGGTCGTCCTGGGCCGGGGCTTCGCCTGGCTGGACACCGGCACGCCGACCTCGCTCCTGCAGGCCGGCCACTACGTCCAGACCATGGAGGAACGCCAGGGCGTGCGCATCGCCTGCCTGGAGGAGATCGCCCTGCGGATGGGCTTCATCGACGCCGACGCGTGCTACCGGCTGGGCGTCCGGATGTCGAGCTCCGGCTACGGCCGGTACGTCATGGACCTCGCCAGGTCCGCGGGGCTCTCGGCGTCACTGTCATAG
- a CDS encoding acyl carrier protein: protein MLVTEHDVLPGLGRLIGEITGTPASGITMDEILDPAFLAEIVAAARHDYNLDLTDDERGGLKTVGDLVGLILG from the coding sequence ATGTTGGTGACCGAACACGACGTCCTGCCGGGCCTCGGCCGGCTCATCGGCGAGATCACCGGGACACCGGCCTCAGGGATCACCATGGACGAGATCCTCGACCCGGCGTTCCTGGCCGAGATCGTCGCGGCCGCCAGGCACGACTACAACCTCGACCTCACCGACGACGAACGCGGCGGCCTGAAGACCGTCGGCGACCTGGTCGGCCTCATCCTGGGCTGA